A DNA window from Corynebacterium ciconiae DSM 44920 contains the following coding sequences:
- a CDS encoding MFS transporter — MSRTDPTSLSGDPQADPSTPGATAPGQDRNHTTVQVDPREVGKIARAAFVGTVLEWYDFFLFGTASALLFHYLFFSGTDDATATLAVFATFGVGFFARPFGAVIFGRIGDKLGRRPALILSIVVIGVATGLIGLLPTYSSIGIWAPILLTVMRLGQGVAVGGEWGGATTMAIEHAPPEKRGRYAALIQIGSPVGTLLSSGVFALVLLLPEETVDSWAWRIPFLLAFPFLGIALWIRLKVEESPVFRALEEEAANSQQEQGSLKELFGSYHRQLLLAISAALLGIGGFFVMTTYVMNYATATLGMERQDVVNATLLAAVCQIFINLIFGRIGERVGPGRIIGWGGVATAALSYPVWMMIDSGTVVLLTLAVCIGLSVVTITYSVSGLLLSELFPAQLRYTGIAIGSNVAGAISGMLPFVATWLNTSGDQPSAWPGMLILAVVALITAAGGFLGERHRVQDDLVLQEED; from the coding sequence ATGAGCAGGACTGATCCCACATCCCTGAGCGGGGATCCGCAGGCGGATCCTTCCACCCCCGGCGCGACCGCCCCGGGGCAGGACCGCAACCACACCACTGTGCAGGTAGATCCCCGCGAGGTGGGTAAGATCGCCCGCGCCGCGTTCGTGGGTACCGTGCTGGAGTGGTACGACTTCTTCCTTTTCGGCACCGCCTCGGCGCTGCTCTTTCATTATCTGTTCTTCTCCGGCACAGACGACGCCACCGCCACGCTGGCGGTGTTCGCCACCTTTGGTGTGGGCTTTTTCGCCCGCCCCTTCGGCGCGGTGATCTTCGGCCGGATTGGCGACAAGCTGGGCCGACGTCCAGCCCTGATCCTGTCGATCGTGGTGATCGGCGTGGCCACGGGCCTGATCGGTCTGCTGCCCACCTATAGCTCCATCGGTATCTGGGCGCCGATCCTGCTGACTGTGATGCGGCTAGGCCAGGGTGTAGCCGTGGGTGGCGAGTGGGGCGGCGCCACCACGATGGCCATCGAGCACGCCCCGCCGGAGAAACGCGGCCGCTATGCTGCGTTGATCCAAATCGGCTCCCCGGTGGGCACGCTGCTGTCCTCGGGGGTATTCGCCCTCGTGTTGCTGCTGCCAGAGGAGACCGTGGACTCGTGGGCGTGGCGCATTCCCTTCCTCCTCGCCTTCCCCTTCCTTGGCATTGCGCTGTGGATTCGCCTGAAGGTGGAGGAGTCGCCGGTATTTCGCGCCCTCGAGGAGGAGGCCGCGAACTCTCAACAGGAGCAGGGCTCTCTCAAGGAGCTTTTCGGTTCCTACCATCGTCAGCTGCTGCTCGCGATCTCTGCGGCGTTGCTGGGCATTGGTGGTTTCTTCGTCATGACCACCTATGTGATGAACTACGCCACCGCGACCCTCGGGATGGAGCGCCAGGACGTGGTCAACGCCACTCTGCTGGCGGCGGTCTGCCAGATCTTCATCAACCTCATCTTCGGCCGCATCGGCGAACGCGTAGGCCCTGGGCGCATCATCGGCTGGGGTGGTGTGGCCACGGCGGCGCTGTCCTATCCGGTGTGGATGATGATCGACAGCGGCACCGTGGTGCTGCTGACCCTCGCGGTGTGTATCGGGTTGAGCGTAGTCACGATCACCTATTCGGTATCGGGTTTGCTGCTCTCCGAGCTGTTTCCCGCGCAGCTGCGCTACACCGGTATAGCGATCGGCTCCAATGTGGCGGGGGCAATTTCCGGCATGCTGCCCTTTGTGGCCACATGGCTTAACACCTCAGGCGATCAGCCTTCCGCCTGGCCGGGCATGCTGATTCTCGCTGTGGTTGCGCTCATCACCGCGGCGGGTGGCTTCCTCGGCGAGCGCCACCGCGTGCAGGACGATCTGGTGCTGCAGGAAGAAGATTAA
- a CDS encoding potassium channel family protein produces the protein MAASTDKNPDSWADDDTGPIDLSNMPLRRKTSVVVREIFAPHVPQHVSAREKWERHSEGPMLVASLLFLVLYAWTALGANDALLTKIANVGMWGVWLCFLVDYVVRLVLAENSWRWFVHHLWELALIVLPMFRPLRILRILPTLVILQRFSAANARVNVAWYTSVTAVLVIIVAAITLYEAESPQDGSQIVDFGDAVWWALVTVTTVGYGDIAPVSTQGRLVASVLMLTGIAIAGVVTAMLSSWLVEQVQTTSSETEEYMDSARHNELLAAVQELNQQVQELREETSTLKSQLSEHAYRRHLDDSPEQPENP, from the coding sequence GTGGCTGCTTCGACTGATAAAAACCCTGACAGCTGGGCCGATGATGATACGGGGCCCATTGATCTTTCGAATATGCCGCTGCGGCGGAAGACCTCGGTGGTGGTGCGGGAAATTTTCGCGCCGCATGTGCCGCAGCATGTGAGCGCCCGGGAGAAGTGGGAGCGCCACTCCGAGGGGCCGATGCTGGTGGCGTCACTACTGTTTTTGGTGTTGTACGCGTGGACGGCGCTGGGGGCGAATGATGCGCTGCTGACGAAGATCGCCAATGTGGGCATGTGGGGCGTGTGGCTGTGCTTTTTGGTGGACTACGTGGTGCGACTGGTGTTGGCGGAGAACTCGTGGCGCTGGTTTGTGCACCACCTATGGGAGTTGGCGCTGATTGTGCTGCCAATGTTTCGCCCGCTGCGTATTCTGCGTATTTTGCCCACCTTGGTGATTTTGCAGCGCTTCTCGGCGGCGAATGCCCGGGTGAATGTGGCGTGGTACACCTCGGTGACCGCGGTGCTGGTCATCATTGTCGCTGCGATCACCCTGTACGAGGCGGAGTCGCCGCAGGATGGCAGCCAGATCGTTGACTTCGGCGATGCCGTGTGGTGGGCGCTGGTGACGGTGACCACGGTGGGATACGGCGATATTGCCCCAGTGAGCACCCAGGGCCGGCTGGTGGCCTCGGTGTTGATGCTCACGGGTATTGCGATCGCCGGTGTGGTGACCGCCATGCTGTCCTCGTGGCTGGTGGAGCAGGTGCAGACCACCTCCTCGGAGACTGAGGAGTACATGGATTCTGCCCGGCACAACGAGCTGCTCGCCGCCGTGCAGGAGCTGAACCAGCAGGTGCAGGAGCTGCGGGAGGAAACCTCCACCCTCAAATCCCAGCTATCGGAGCATGCTTATCGACGCCACCTCGACGACTCCCCCGAACAGCCGGAGAACCCCTAG
- a CDS encoding thioesterase family protein, with product MLAPGDSHLKHYTLESGHTVPDILPEAPEFQALPPVLTTGALLALMEWACIEHITPELADGQITLGVGMNLTHDAPCTTGAELRISCEVQNSTERKLTWQVEVRAADDTLLGTGVHTRAVVARSSFVQAVNSQVDRIGGDTISG from the coding sequence GTGCTCGCCCCGGGCGATAGCCATCTAAAGCACTACACGCTCGAATCGGGCCACACTGTGCCCGACATTCTGCCGGAGGCCCCCGAGTTTCAGGCCCTGCCCCCGGTGCTGACCACTGGGGCGCTGCTGGCGCTCATGGAGTGGGCGTGCATCGAGCACATCACCCCCGAGCTGGCGGACGGCCAGATCACCCTCGGGGTGGGCATGAATCTCACCCACGATGCGCCGTGCACCACCGGCGCTGAGCTCCGCATCAGCTGCGAGGTGCAAAACTCCACGGAGCGGAAACTCACCTGGCAGGTCGAGGTACGCGCGGCCGACGACACCCTCCTCGGCACCGGGGTGCACACCCGGGCAGTAGTGGCCCGCTCCTCCTTTGTTCAGGCTGTGAATAGCCAAGTGGACAGAATCGGCGGGGATACCATCAGCGGCTAG